A window of the Nibribacter ruber genome harbors these coding sequences:
- the priA gene encoding replication restart helicase PriA codes for MTPELEFQLPIDDVPERVTLFADVILPLPLPKLYTYRIPYQMNDEVLVGARVLVQFGSKRVLSCVVARIHEQPPADYQAKYLLEVIDEKPVVTEPQLKLFLWMADYYLCTLGEVINAALPSALKLSSESKIQLHPNFKEETNEWPLSGHEEKIIFALKQKPHLTFTEVGSLLQLTSFHKIIKSLLLKEIIIIFEEIAEKYAPKVVKKLRLAPMFTEDEETLEELFNQLASKPKQLDVLLKYVQLVPLLQDMHTNEAGIDKNIITSNPHLSLSAINTLLKNGVLEQFDMVVSRFPMVERGPYVMPELSTAQAAARDGVLENFAQKDTVLLHGITGSGKTEIYIDLIQKAVEAGGQVLYLLPEIALTAQIVTRLKRVFGDRLGVYHSKFSDNERVEVWNGILSGRFQVVIGVRSSVFLPFHGLSLIIVDEEHEPSYKQHEPAPRYNAREVALMMAQFHGAKTLLGSATPSIESYYHSLSGRWGLVTLTERFGEATLPQIDLIDVRQEGLKKNMLSHFSQKLVHSIEDTLHKKEQVILFQNRRGYAPFIDCNECAWIPKCKNCAVSLSYHKFSNELRCHYCGYTERKPNDCPACGSTMLKTVGFGTEKIEDELKLLLPQARIQRMDLDTTKKKNSHQQIIEDFENLRTDILVGTQMVTKGLDFEHVSLVGILSADSIIHFPDFRAHERAFQLFVQVSGRAGRKGKAGRVLIQTANPNQPIFQKVIENDYLGLYEQEIAERQKFRYPPFVRIIQITIKNPEARPAENAAIALAKDLGDRLGRKSVLGPEAPHIFKIRNQFLQEIHIKLDRDSGNLKFTKKQIQEAVFQLTQNKEFKNTRVVLDVDPA; via the coding sequence TTGACTCCTGAACTAGAATTTCAATTACCCATAGATGACGTCCCTGAACGGGTTACCCTGTTCGCGGACGTCATTTTGCCTTTGCCCCTGCCCAAGCTCTACACTTACCGCATTCCCTACCAGATGAATGACGAGGTGCTGGTGGGCGCGCGGGTATTGGTGCAGTTTGGGTCTAAGCGGGTGTTGAGTTGCGTGGTGGCCAGAATCCATGAGCAGCCCCCGGCAGACTATCAGGCCAAATACCTGTTAGAAGTCATTGATGAGAAGCCCGTAGTCACAGAGCCCCAGCTCAAGCTCTTCCTCTGGATGGCCGACTACTACCTTTGCACCCTAGGCGAGGTCATCAATGCGGCACTGCCTTCTGCCCTGAAACTGAGCAGCGAGTCCAAGATTCAGTTGCACCCAAACTTCAAGGAAGAAACCAATGAGTGGCCATTGTCTGGGCATGAAGAGAAAATCATCTTCGCGCTAAAGCAGAAACCTCATCTCACGTTCACCGAAGTGGGCAGTCTGCTGCAGCTCACCAGTTTCCATAAGATCATCAAGTCGCTATTGCTCAAAGAAATCATCATCATTTTTGAGGAGATAGCAGAGAAATATGCGCCCAAGGTGGTAAAGAAGCTCCGGCTGGCGCCCATGTTCACTGAGGACGAGGAAACCTTAGAGGAACTGTTCAACCAGCTAGCTTCCAAACCCAAGCAACTAGATGTACTGCTCAAGTACGTACAACTGGTGCCTCTGCTGCAGGACATGCATACCAATGAGGCGGGCATAGATAAGAACATCATCACGTCAAATCCGCATTTGTCGCTTTCGGCTATCAATACCTTATTAAAGAATGGGGTACTGGAGCAGTTTGACATGGTGGTGAGCCGTTTTCCAATGGTAGAGCGCGGGCCCTACGTCATGCCAGAACTGTCTACTGCGCAGGCGGCTGCCCGTGATGGCGTCTTGGAGAACTTCGCGCAAAAAGACACGGTGCTGTTGCATGGCATCACGGGCAGCGGTAAAACCGAAATCTACATAGACCTCATTCAGAAAGCGGTAGAAGCCGGCGGACAGGTCCTGTATCTTTTACCGGAGATTGCCTTGACTGCCCAGATTGTGACCAGGCTCAAGCGCGTGTTTGGGGATAGGCTGGGCGTGTACCATTCCAAGTTCTCAGACAACGAGCGCGTAGAAGTGTGGAACGGTATTCTGTCGGGGCGTTTTCAGGTGGTGATTGGGGTGAGGTCCTCGGTGTTTCTGCCGTTCCATGGCCTCTCCCTGATCATTGTAGACGAAGAGCATGAACCTTCTTACAAGCAGCATGAACCAGCGCCGCGCTACAACGCCCGCGAGGTAGCCTTGATGATGGCCCAGTTTCACGGCGCTAAAACGCTGCTGGGCTCGGCCACGCCTTCCATTGAGAGCTATTACCACAGCCTGAGCGGCCGCTGGGGACTGGTTACGCTTACAGAGCGCTTCGGCGAGGCCACGCTTCCTCAGATTGACTTGATAGACGTACGCCAGGAAGGCCTCAAGAAGAACATGCTCAGCCACTTCTCCCAAAAGCTGGTTCATAGCATTGAAGACACGCTGCACAAAAAAGAACAGGTCATCTTGTTCCAGAACCGACGTGGCTACGCCCCCTTTATAGACTGCAATGAATGCGCCTGGATTCCCAAGTGTAAGAACTGCGCCGTCTCGCTCTCCTATCACAAGTTCTCCAATGAGCTGCGCTGCCACTACTGCGGCTATACAGAGCGCAAGCCCAATGACTGCCCGGCCTGCGGCTCAACCATGCTCAAGACCGTGGGCTTTGGCACGGAGAAGATAGAGGACGAACTCAAATTGCTCTTACCGCAGGCCCGCATCCAGCGCATGGACCTGGACACCACCAAGAAGAAGAACAGCCACCAGCAGATCATTGAAGACTTTGAGAACCTGCGCACCGATATTCTGGTGGGCACCCAGATGGTGACCAAGGGCCTGGACTTTGAACACGTGAGCCTGGTGGGCATCCTGAGCGCTGACAGCATCATCCACTTCCCGGATTTCAGGGCGCATGAGCGGGCGTTCCAATTGTTTGTGCAGGTAAGCGGCCGCGCCGGCAGGAAAGGAAAGGCGGGCAGAGTATTAATTCAGACGGCCAATCCCAACCAGCCTATCTTCCAGAAAGTGATTGAGAATGACTACCTGGGCTTGTATGAACAGGAGATTGCCGAGCGACAGAAGTTCCGGTATCCGCCCTTTGTGCGCATCATCCAGATTACCATCAAGAACCCAGAGGCCCGGCCCGCTGAGAATGCCGCCATTGCCCTGGCCAAAGACTTGGGTGACCGCCTGGGAAGGAAATCTGTACTAGGTCCAGAGGCGCCGCATATCTTTAAGATACGCAACCAGTTCTTGCAGGAAATCCACATCAAGCTGGACCGGGACAGCGGTAACCTTAAGTTCACCAAGAAGCAGATTCAGGAAGCGGTCTTCCAACTCACCCAAAACAAGGAGTTCAAGAATACGCGTGTGGTCCTGGACGTAGACCCGGCCTAA
- a CDS encoding Rieske (2Fe-2S) protein — MAWIKIFESEAAAKSAIPVTKARAVVVQGQEICVAHTAAGLFAVDNVCPHLGDALSRGTTNYLNEIICPWHSYRFHLQTGEECRGRTQPLKRYALETREDGLYVEVPEPTPA, encoded by the coding sequence ATGGCTTGGATTAAAATCTTTGAAAGCGAGGCGGCTGCAAAGTCTGCCATTCCGGTTACCAAAGCCAGGGCGGTAGTGGTGCAAGGCCAAGAGATTTGCGTGGCTCATACCGCCGCCGGCCTGTTTGCCGTAGACAACGTCTGCCCTCACCTAGGCGATGCCCTCAGCCGCGGCACCACTAACTACCTCAATGAGATCATCTGCCCCTGGCACAGCTACCGTTTCCACCTGCAGACCGGCGAGGAATGCCGCGGCCGCACCCAACCCTTGAAGAGATATGCCCTGGAAACCCGCGAAGACGGCCTATACGTAGAGGTGCCAGAACCTACTCCTGCTTAA
- a CDS encoding M14 family metallopeptidase, whose protein sequence is MINIRSKFGFFLGLFLCWAHVSGAQTLQTPEQFLGYKLGDQFTYHGRLVDYVTYLAAQNPATMKLQTYGKTYENRPLLLATISSAANMQRLEEIRTNNLKNAGLMAGQPTGGKQPAIVWLSYNIHGNESVSSEAVLQVLHDLLDPKNAQTQKWLENTVVILDPCVNPDGRERYTQWYNRARNQQPNASPWAWEHNEPWPGGRPNHYYFDLNRDWAWQTQIESKQRGVVYNQWLPQLHADFHEQGVDNPYYFAPSAKPYHDAITPWQREFQGVMGEYNRKYFDKNNWLYFTRESFDLFYPSYGDTWPTYQGAIAMTYEQGGSGRAGVVIQKSDGDSLTLSDRIAHHYTASLATIEAISDKQEQVVKEFKKFFSDSQTKPFGTYRSYVFKMKGEEGRVRELTDYLDRQQIKYGYASNGGSAKGFNYQNGKTESVKYEAGDLVISSYQPKSTLLNVLFDPSARLEDSVTYDITAWALPYAYGLKGAAFTSRIGMKDTKPAAAVANPVSNGAYAYLAHWNGVQDMRFLAALLKANVRVRYTEVPFVQNKETFAAGSLIITRTGNENLGAAFDQRVTKAADSLGIKLTASTTGFVTSGGDFGSRNIRYIKAPRVALLTGEGVSAYGFGEIWHFFEQQLGYPVTVLGSDYFANVPLHEFDVLILPTGNYGRILEEKTMNKVKDWVRAGGRLIALESAANFLADKPDFSLKKRAVDSTSAKRAPTEADLKKYANRERESISEEVQGSVFRVALDNTHPLAFGYGGIYTALVRTNNLPQYLKDGWNVGVIKEPAAATGFVGANVSEKLENGLVLGVQEMGRGQVVYLLDNPLFRAFWQGGKLMFGNAVFLVGQ, encoded by the coding sequence ATGATAAATATTCGCAGCAAGTTTGGGTTCTTCCTGGGCTTGTTTCTATGCTGGGCGCATGTGAGTGGAGCCCAAACGCTACAGACGCCTGAGCAGTTTCTGGGTTACAAGCTAGGTGACCAGTTCACCTACCATGGCCGTCTGGTAGACTATGTGACTTACCTGGCCGCGCAGAATCCTGCCACCATGAAGCTGCAGACCTACGGCAAGACCTATGAGAACCGACCGTTGCTGCTGGCCACCATTTCTTCTGCCGCCAACATGCAGCGCCTGGAGGAGATACGCACCAACAATTTAAAGAACGCCGGTCTTATGGCCGGCCAGCCTACCGGAGGCAAGCAGCCGGCCATTGTCTGGCTGAGCTACAATATTCACGGCAATGAGTCTGTGAGTTCTGAGGCGGTGTTGCAGGTGCTGCATGATTTGCTGGACCCTAAAAATGCGCAGACCCAGAAGTGGCTGGAAAATACCGTGGTCATTCTGGACCCGTGCGTGAACCCAGACGGCCGGGAGCGCTACACTCAGTGGTACAACAGAGCCCGTAACCAACAGCCCAATGCCTCGCCGTGGGCCTGGGAGCACAATGAGCCCTGGCCCGGCGGACGCCCCAACCACTATTACTTTGACCTGAACCGTGACTGGGCCTGGCAGACGCAGATTGAGTCCAAGCAGCGCGGCGTGGTGTACAACCAATGGCTGCCCCAACTTCACGCAGACTTTCATGAGCAGGGCGTAGACAATCCGTATTACTTCGCGCCGTCTGCCAAACCATACCATGATGCCATCACCCCTTGGCAGCGCGAGTTCCAGGGCGTCATGGGCGAGTACAACCGCAAATATTTTGACAAGAACAACTGGCTGTACTTCACCCGCGAGAGCTTTGACTTGTTCTACCCAAGCTACGGTGATACCTGGCCTACCTACCAGGGCGCCATTGCCATGACCTATGAGCAGGGCGGTTCAGGCAGAGCGGGCGTGGTCATCCAGAAATCAGACGGCGACAGCCTTACCTTGAGTGACCGCATTGCCCACCACTACACCGCCAGCTTAGCCACCATTGAGGCCATCTCAGACAAGCAGGAGCAAGTAGTGAAGGAGTTCAAGAAGTTCTTCTCAGACAGCCAGACCAAGCCCTTTGGCACCTACCGCAGCTACGTGTTTAAGATGAAGGGCGAAGAAGGACGCGTACGGGAATTAACTGACTACCTGGACCGTCAGCAGATCAAGTACGGGTACGCCAGCAACGGGGGCAGCGCCAAAGGCTTCAATTACCAGAACGGCAAAACCGAGAGCGTGAAATACGAGGCCGGCGATTTGGTCATCAGTTCTTATCAGCCAAAATCAACCTTGCTCAACGTATTGTTTGACCCCAGCGCCCGCCTGGAAGATTCAGTAACCTATGACATCACGGCGTGGGCCTTGCCGTACGCCTATGGTTTGAAAGGCGCAGCCTTTACCTCCAGAATTGGCATGAAAGACACCAAGCCTGCTGCGGCGGTGGCTAATCCTGTTTCTAACGGAGCCTATGCCTATCTGGCGCATTGGAACGGCGTGCAGGACATGCGGTTTCTGGCCGCTCTCTTGAAAGCCAACGTGCGGGTGCGTTATACCGAGGTGCCCTTCGTGCAGAACAAAGAGACCTTTGCCGCTGGCTCGCTCATCATCACCAGAACCGGCAATGAGAACCTGGGCGCGGCCTTTGACCAACGCGTAACCAAAGCCGCCGACTCTTTAGGAATTAAATTAACGGCGTCTACCACCGGTTTTGTGACCAGCGGCGGCGACTTCGGATCTAGGAACATCCGGTACATTAAAGCTCCAAGAGTAGCGCTGTTGACCGGCGAAGGCGTTTCTGCTTACGGTTTCGGGGAGATCTGGCATTTCTTTGAGCAGCAGTTGGGCTACCCGGTGACTGTATTGGGCAGTGACTACTTTGCCAACGTGCCGCTGCATGAGTTTGACGTGCTTATTCTACCCACCGGTAATTACGGCCGCATTCTGGAGGAAAAGACCATGAACAAGGTGAAGGACTGGGTACGCGCTGGCGGCAGACTGATTGCCCTGGAAAGCGCCGCCAACTTTTTAGCCGACAAGCCTGATTTCTCGCTTAAGAAGAGAGCCGTAGATTCTACCTCGGCTAAAAGGGCACCCACAGAAGCAGACTTGAAAAAATACGCCAACCGCGAGCGGGAATCCATCTCTGAGGAAGTGCAAGGCTCTGTGTTTAGAGTGGCCCTGGACAATACCCATCCACTGGCCTTTGGGTATGGCGGTATCTATACGGCTCTGGTAAGAACCAACAACCTGCCGCAGTACCTGAAAGATGGCTGGAACGTGGGCGTAATCAAAGAACCAGCCGCCGCCACGGGTTTTGTGGGGGCCAACGTATCAGAAAAACTAGAAAACGGCTTGGTACTGGGCGTACAGGAAATGGGCCGAGGCCAGGTGGTCTACCTGCTGGACAATCCTTTGTTCAGGGCGTTCTGGCAGGGCGGCAAGCTCATGTTTGGCAACGCCGTGTTCCTAGTGGGTCAATAG
- a CDS encoding CocE/NonD family hydrolase, producing MKLLLWRCLLLMLVLSGSLAQAQTLTDSAYIRENYLKTEHQIPMRDGTKLFTVVYAPKDKSQKYPIMMNRTPYSVAPYGADKYKTSIGPSSDMLREGYIFAYQDVRGKYMSEGDFVNMAPIKTKKGKKDTDESTDTYDAIAWLVKNVPNNNGRVGQWGISYPGYYTTVGLVNSHPALKASSPQAPVTDWFWDDFHHHGAFFLPHAFNFLSSFGQPRPQPSPTGAPRFNHGTPDGYDFFLRLGPLSNANDLYLKNQVSFWNDIVEHPNYDSFWQAMNIRPHLNKVQPAVMTVGGWFDAENLFGALNTYKTIEAKNPNAYNTLVMGPWFHGGWSRSSGQTLGKVSFSQKTSEFYRPEIEAKFFRHYLKGSGKGKPDLPEAYMYNTGANQWREFAAWPPKEGKEQFLYFGPNGQLSFTKPATTGTGYDEFISDPNKPVPFSEETTVGMTREYMTDDQRFASRRPDVLVYQTEVLTEDVTLAGEILSALNISTTGTDADWVVKLIDVYPDTAVQNAHNPANVKMGGYQQMVRSEVLRGRFRNSYEKPEPFTPNQVTAVNVPLQDILHTFKKGHRIMVQVQSTWFPLVDRNPQKFVPNIYKAKPEDFQKATHRVYFSPAQPSYLKVKVL from the coding sequence ATGAAACTACTCCTTTGGCGCTGCCTGCTGCTCATGCTGGTCCTTTCCGGCAGCCTGGCCCAGGCCCAGACGCTCACAGACTCGGCTTACATCAGGGAAAATTACCTCAAAACCGAACACCAGATACCCATGCGCGATGGCACCAAGCTGTTCACGGTGGTGTACGCTCCCAAAGACAAAAGCCAGAAATATCCCATTATGATGAACCGTACGCCCTACTCAGTGGCCCCCTACGGAGCAGACAAGTACAAGACCAGCATAGGACCGTCTTCAGACATGCTCCGCGAAGGCTACATCTTCGCCTACCAGGACGTGCGCGGCAAGTACATGAGCGAGGGAGATTTTGTGAACATGGCGCCCATCAAAACCAAGAAGGGCAAGAAAGACACAGACGAAAGCACCGATACCTATGACGCCATAGCCTGGCTGGTGAAAAACGTGCCTAACAACAACGGCCGCGTAGGCCAGTGGGGCATCTCCTACCCGGGCTATTATACCACCGTGGGTCTGGTGAACAGCCATCCGGCCTTAAAAGCCTCCTCGCCGCAAGCACCCGTAACCGACTGGTTCTGGGACGATTTCCATCACCACGGCGCTTTCTTTTTGCCGCACGCGTTTAACTTTTTGAGCAGCTTCGGGCAGCCTAGGCCGCAGCCGTCTCCCACCGGTGCGCCGCGCTTCAACCATGGCACGCCAGACGGCTATGACTTCTTCCTGCGCCTGGGTCCGTTGAGCAACGCCAATGACTTGTACCTCAAAAACCAGGTCTCCTTCTGGAATGACATTGTAGAACACCCCAACTATGACAGCTTCTGGCAAGCCATGAACATACGGCCGCACCTGAACAAGGTGCAGCCCGCCGTCATGACCGTGGGTGGCTGGTTTGACGCCGAAAACTTATTTGGCGCCCTGAACACCTATAAAACCATTGAAGCAAAAAACCCGAACGCCTACAACACCCTAGTGATGGGACCCTGGTTCCATGGTGGCTGGTCCCGTTCCAGCGGCCAGACCCTGGGCAAAGTGTCTTTCTCCCAAAAGACCTCAGAATTCTACCGTCCAGAGATTGAGGCCAAGTTCTTCAGGCACTACCTGAAAGGCAGCGGCAAAGGAAAGCCAGACCTGCCCGAAGCCTACATGTACAACACCGGCGCTAACCAGTGGCGCGAGTTTGCCGCCTGGCCTCCCAAAGAAGGAAAGGAGCAGTTCCTGTACTTCGGGCCGAACGGTCAACTGAGCTTTACCAAACCCGCTACCACCGGCACTGGTTATGACGAGTTCATCTCTGACCCCAACAAGCCGGTACCGTTCTCAGAAGAAACCACCGTAGGCATGACCCGCGAGTACATGACCGATGACCAGCGTTTTGCCAGCCGCCGCCCAGACGTTCTAGTATATCAAACCGAGGTTTTGACCGAAGACGTGACCCTGGCCGGTGAAATCCTTTCGGCGCTCAACATCTCCACCACCGGCACAGACGCTGACTGGGTAGTGAAACTGATTGACGTGTACCCAGACACTGCCGTACAGAACGCCCACAATCCGGCCAACGTGAAAATGGGAGGCTACCAGCAAATGGTGCGCAGCGAGGTGTTGCGCGGCCGCTTCAGAAACAGCTATGAGAAGCCCGAGCCGTTTACGCCCAACCAAGTGACAGCCGTCAACGTGCCTCTGCAAGATATCCTGCACACGTTTAAAAAAGGCCACCGCATCATGGTGCAGGTGCAGAGCACTTGGTTTCCGCTGGTAGACCGCAATCCGCAGAAGTTTGTGCCCAACATCTACAAAGCCAAACCAGAGGATTTCCAGAAAGCCACGCACCGCGTGTACTTCAGCCCGGCGCAGCCCTCTTACCTAAAAGTGAAGGTGCTGTAG
- a CDS encoding flotillin family protein — protein MKKLTLFAAALFVAAASYAQTTTSTTTGTTQTTTHGQTVSTTAKTTVSGQATVDGTNKGEVVSAVAKTKDAGVQKTEKTVKAKQEKAKAKKQKVKETTANTQAEAEVKTKAEIEAAKARREELKAQEKAARKAAQETRTEAEVKADADVATAKEKQDTHGQTVSTTAQTTTEAGVAKGEAVRTVAKKETTKVKRSARRTEAGANANVKATGASRRGKVSTGISTKGVRPVKVNTATSIQVGKQ, from the coding sequence ATGAAAAAGCTAACTCTATTTGCCGCCGCACTTTTTGTTGCCGCCGCTTCTTACGCGCAGACTACTACTTCTACCACCACGGGCACTACCCAAACCACCACGCATGGCCAAACGGTAAGCACCACTGCTAAAACCACTGTTTCTGGCCAGGCCACGGTAGATGGCACCAACAAAGGTGAAGTAGTGAGCGCTGTTGCCAAAACCAAGGATGCTGGCGTTCAGAAAACGGAGAAGACGGTAAAAGCCAAACAAGAAAAGGCCAAGGCGAAAAAGCAGAAGGTAAAAGAAACCACTGCCAACACCCAAGCCGAAGCAGAGGTAAAAACCAAAGCCGAGATTGAAGCAGCTAAAGCCCGCAGAGAGGAACTGAAAGCCCAGGAGAAAGCCGCCCGCAAAGCCGCTCAAGAAACCCGCACCGAAGCCGAAGTGAAAGCAGACGCTGATGTAGCCACCGCCAAAGAAAAACAAGATACCCACGGCCAGACCGTAAGCACTACCGCCCAAACCACTACTGAGGCCGGGGTGGCCAAGGGAGAGGCCGTAAGAACGGTTGCCAAAAAAGAAACCACCAAAGTAAAACGCAGCGCCCGCCGCACTGAAGCTGGTGCCAACGCCAACGTGAAAGCCACCGGCGCCTCGCGCAGAGGCAAAGTCTCTACCGGCATTTCTACCAAAGGCGTTCGTCCGGTGAAAGTGAACACCGCTACCAGCATCCAGGTTGGTAAACAATAA
- a CDS encoding response regulator transcription factor codes for MHVLIIEDEAGLANELVHFLTKEHYTCDWASSGREASEKIAVNLYDFILLDLGLPDYDGLDLLAETKQLDHDPSVIVLTARGALEDRIKGLGLGADDYLPKPFSLLELQARMQAVVRRKFKLKTSVVAFQGFELDTSSRRVSYQDQEILLTKKEFDLLHYLVLHRNRILTRLQLTEHIWGNILEDDYDSNYIDVHIKNLRKKLSTHAPTDWLETVRGVGYRLSA; via the coding sequence ATGCACGTATTGATTATAGAAGATGAAGCCGGTCTGGCCAATGAGCTGGTGCACTTTCTCACCAAAGAGCATTACACCTGTGACTGGGCCTCCAGCGGCCGCGAAGCCTCTGAGAAGATTGCCGTCAACCTCTATGATTTCATTCTCCTAGACTTGGGCCTGCCCGATTATGACGGCCTGGACCTGCTCGCCGAAACCAAGCAACTGGACCATGATCCTTCTGTGATTGTGCTCACCGCCCGCGGCGCTCTGGAAGACCGCATTAAAGGCTTAGGGCTAGGCGCCGATGACTACCTGCCCAAACCCTTTTCTTTACTAGAGTTGCAGGCCCGCATGCAGGCCGTCGTGCGCCGAAAGTTCAAGTTAAAGACTTCCGTAGTGGCGTTTCAGGGGTTTGAGTTGGACACCAGTTCGCGCCGGGTTTCTTACCAGGACCAAGAGATTCTCCTCACCAAAAAGGAGTTCGACCTGCTGCATTACCTGGTGCTGCACCGCAACCGCATCTTAACCCGGCTGCAACTCACAGAGCACATCTGGGGCAACATCCTGGAAGACGACTACGACTCCAATTACATAGACGTGCACATCAAGAACCTCCGCAAGAAACTCTCCACCCACGCCCCCACTGACTGGCTGGAAACCGTACGTGGCGTAGGCTACCGGTTATCTGCGTAA
- a CDS encoding sensor histidine kinase has protein sequence MRLQSKLALFSAASKVVILLVLIAALPTLVNKVALHNADVRLQQKEEIVYQLIGDRGIETYIPEGTTSYGSYNLLKEEFVSLEEVKSGKVNNGISTALRKVEGEVVEYRLLSSTFDLGQKRYLLEIGRSTETIGENSQTLQSYALIFLVAVVLITVFVDLAYSKVLLKPLTLIVRRLQRVEHPTTFKPHGLNTSTDDFLYLNNTINDMMGQIQEAFQKEKEFIGNVSHELLTPISIMQNRLENLLADPETPEAMLEKLVDNLRTLHRLKSIIQALLLISRIENEQYLKDESVSLESLVREVCDEITERAEVREVNLEVHVPKDFILPQANQSLLFTMLFNVVNNAIKYNKPGGTITIRGEEKPEGYTLCVADTGVGISEEALPFIFSRFKRFHAPDGESHGLGLPIVQTIAGFHDITLHVQSKLGEGTSFCFQFKGA, from the coding sequence ATGCGTCTCCAGTCCAAACTTGCCTTGTTTAGTGCTGCTTCTAAGGTGGTCATTCTGCTGGTTTTGATTGCGGCGCTTCCTACGCTGGTGAACAAAGTGGCCTTGCACAACGCAGACGTGAGGCTGCAGCAGAAAGAGGAGATTGTCTATCAATTAATAGGAGACCGGGGCATTGAAACCTACATCCCGGAGGGCACCACCAGCTACGGGAGTTACAACCTGCTCAAAGAGGAGTTCGTCTCTTTGGAGGAGGTCAAAAGCGGCAAGGTCAACAACGGCATCAGCACGGCCCTGCGCAAAGTAGAAGGCGAAGTGGTAGAATACCGCCTCCTCTCCAGCACTTTTGACTTAGGCCAGAAGCGCTACCTGCTAGAGATTGGCCGCAGCACCGAGACCATTGGCGAGAACAGCCAGACGCTGCAAAGCTATGCGCTCATCTTCTTGGTAGCCGTGGTCTTGATTACAGTCTTCGTGGATTTGGCCTATAGCAAAGTGCTCCTGAAACCGCTTACTTTGATTGTGCGCCGCCTGCAACGCGTGGAACATCCTACCACCTTCAAACCGCACGGCCTCAACACCTCTACAGATGACTTCCTGTACCTCAACAACACCATCAATGACATGATGGGCCAGATACAAGAGGCGTTCCAGAAGGAGAAGGAGTTTATTGGCAATGTGTCACATGAGTTGCTCACACCCATCTCCATCATGCAGAACCGCTTGGAGAACCTACTGGCAGACCCAGAAACGCCAGAGGCCATGCTAGAGAAACTGGTAGACAATCTGCGCACCTTGCACCGCCTGAAAAGCATCATCCAGGCCCTGCTCTTGATTTCCAGAATTGAGAATGAACAGTATCTGAAAGATGAAAGCGTAAGCCTGGAGTCTTTGGTGCGCGAAGTCTGCGATGAAATCACGGAGCGCGCCGAAGTAAGGGAAGTCAACCTGGAAGTGCACGTACCCAAAGACTTCATACTGCCCCAAGCCAACCAGAGCCTGCTGTTCACCATGCTGTTCAACGTGGTCAACAATGCCATCAAGTACAATAAACCGGGCGGCACCATCACCATCAGGGGCGAAGAGAAACCGGAGGGCTACACTTTGTGCGTGGCAGATACGGGCGTGGGTATTTCGGAGGAGGCCTTGCCCTTCATCTTCAGCAGGTTCAAACGCTTTCATGCTCCAGACGGCGAGAGCCACGGCCTGGGCCTGCCCATTGTCCAGACCATTGCCGGCTTCCATGACATTACCTTACATGTGCAGTCCAAACTAGGCGAGGGCACCTCGTTTTGCTTCCAATTCAAAGGCGCTTAA
- a CDS encoding NAD(P)-dependent oxidoreductase, which yields MWLVNPYLHNSITSTRSSMKIGFIGLGIMGSRMAANLQKAGHELVVYNRTASKADELVANGAQLASSPEEVAQQCRLVFTMLSTPDAVEEVATGPQGFLKVLPGNSLWVDCSTVNPSFTARMAQIALKMGHRFVDAPVSGSLMPAQNGQLIFLVGGEAKDVEEIRPLLDVMGKAVTHVGGHGQGASMKMTVNMLMGHVMAAFSEALTLGSSLGISEEVLCQTLLSGPAAAPFLKLKENKLLTRDFSPEFPLEWMHKDLHLASVTAYEQGVALPGLQTVKELYAQAKQNGLADQDFSSIYSFLKG from the coding sequence GTGTGGCTGGTAAATCCGTACCTTCACAACAGTATCACCTCAACAAGAAGTAGCATGAAGATAGGATTTATAGGATTAGGGATTATGGGTAGCCGTATGGCCGCCAACTTGCAGAAAGCCGGCCATGAGCTGGTAGTGTACAACCGCACCGCCTCCAAGGCAGATGAGTTAGTAGCCAACGGCGCGCAGCTGGCTTCCTCCCCAGAAGAAGTGGCACAACAATGCCGTCTGGTCTTTACTATGCTCTCTACGCCAGATGCGGTAGAAGAAGTAGCCACCGGCCCACAAGGTTTTCTGAAGGTTTTACCCGGCAACTCTCTCTGGGTGGACTGCAGCACCGTGAACCCCTCCTTTACCGCTCGCATGGCCCAAATAGCATTGAAAATGGGACACCGTTTTGTAGACGCACCCGTATCTGGCTCCCTGATGCCCGCGCAGAATGGCCAGCTGATCTTTTTGGTTGGTGGCGAGGCAAAGGACGTGGAAGAGATCAGGCCGCTGCTGGACGTGATGGGCAAAGCCGTGACGCACGTGGGCGGCCACGGCCAGGGCGCCAGCATGAAGATGACCGTGAACATGCTCATGGGCCACGTAATGGCCGCCTTTTCCGAAGCCTTGACCTTGGGAAGTTCGCTGGGAATCTCTGAGGAGGTGCTTTGCCAAACCTTGCTTTCTGGCCCGGCCGCAGCCCCCTTCCTGAAACTGAAGGAAAACAAGCTCCTCACGCGTGATTTCTCTCCGGAGTTTCCGTTGGAATGGATGCACAAGGACCTGCATCTGGCCAGCGTGACGGCCTATGAGCAAGGCGTGGCTTTACCCGGCCTGCAAACCGTCAAAGAACTCTACGCCCAAGCCAAACAAAACGGCCTAGCTGACCAGGATTTTTCCTCTATTTACAGTTTCCTAAAAGGCTAA